In the genome of Enterococcus hirae ATCC 9790, one region contains:
- a CDS encoding YesL family protein has translation MLGKALETLFIRVWVVMKLTFYFWIYTLMGAIVLGIGPAYKTVNELFYLYGFEYKEITFKRGWETFKQTFVRGNVLFGLFLAGTFLLGYNLYLSVQIQGILFLITDFILIFSLLYIYSTYQYSLILDSEYEISIPNLLKLSFVSGFSSFSTFLKLLIGGGIIFWLTWNYKGLILFGVIGLLTVWNGLVTKQWREKLDMQLESYE, from the coding sequence ATGTTAGGTAAAGCACTAGAAACATTATTTATCAGAGTGTGGGTGGTCATGAAATTAACTTTTTATTTTTGGATCTATACACTGATGGGAGCCATCGTATTAGGGATTGGACCTGCTTATAAAACAGTCAACGAATTGTTTTATCTTTATGGTTTTGAATATAAAGAGATTACGTTTAAGCGAGGGTGGGAAACATTTAAACAAACATTTGTCCGTGGGAATGTGTTGTTTGGTTTATTTTTAGCGGGGACATTTTTGCTTGGCTATAATTTATACTTATCTGTTCAAATTCAAGGAATCCTTTTTTTGATTACTGATTTTATCCTGATTTTTAGTTTACTTTATATTTACTCCACTTATCAGTATAGCTTGATTTTAGATAGTGAATACGAAATTTCGATTCCTAACCTACTTAAGTTAAGTTTTGTTTCAGGCTTTTCCAGTTTTTCGACCTTTTTGAAATTGTTGATTGGCGGAGGCATTATTTTTTGGCTAACTTGGAATTATAAAGGACTGATTCTCTTTGGTGTGATTGGCTTATTGACTGTTTGGAATGGGCTGGTAACCAAACAATGGCGGGAAAAACTGGATATGCAGTTAGAAAGCTATGAATAA
- a CDS encoding sensor histidine kinase, with protein sequence MNKWRILFSQGTLLNRLFRKYALVLILLTTVATAIISVHTWVQTQEQAKRTTSEALQSTSRTLNDKTTLSKIIKDQLLGNSDKIENATTYLTKPINEYLMYAYDQQQKTTDFVSFPYLMRDIYVSYEEVSSVYVVFSQLPEYLESSRANKGGVIKSGTPKLTDAFYIKMSITQGGSEVGSMFVGFEKAELDAALKSLNTFSGLSLYMISGTTNRLYTFHDQGMTKDKLATQEQLITTSLQENSTLPLINLEKNNFIQYQQLPDDYRILATLDRSMVRRAVIQDLTPLIFGVFLLDVSLLFFLYQTFKRYSQQVDLVMDAMNETAKGNLETRIDTTQTEYELKDLSIGINEMLDSINQYVEDIYKLEIKQQDAHMRALQAQINPHFLYNTLEYIRMYALSEGSEELADVVYAFSALLRNNTNQEKTISLKEELDFCEKYVYLYQMRYPNRIAYHFSIDPSLASIEVPKFVIQPLIENYFKHGVDFTRFDNALSVKVFREGQRVQIIVKDNGKGITPERLAEIESRLAHPKVELYQSIGLQNVNERLRASFGHSYQMKLSTNQEGGLSVTITFKEKG encoded by the coding sequence ATGAATAAATGGCGTATTTTATTTTCACAAGGAACACTTCTGAATCGTCTTTTCCGAAAATATGCGCTCGTCCTGATTTTATTAACAACGGTGGCGACTGCTATCATCAGTGTTCATACGTGGGTACAAACGCAAGAGCAAGCCAAGCGAACGACAAGTGAGGCGTTACAAAGTACCAGTCGTACACTGAACGATAAAACGACACTAAGTAAAATCATTAAAGACCAATTGTTGGGGAACTCTGATAAAATCGAGAATGCGACTACTTATCTGACAAAACCGATCAATGAATATTTGATGTACGCTTATGATCAACAACAAAAAACGACCGATTTTGTCTCTTTTCCTTATCTAATGAGAGATATTTATGTCAGCTATGAGGAAGTCAGCTCCGTCTATGTTGTTTTCAGTCAATTGCCTGAGTATCTGGAATCTTCTAGAGCAAATAAAGGAGGGGTGATTAAAAGTGGTACGCCTAAATTGACAGATGCTTTTTATATCAAAATGTCGATCACGCAAGGTGGAAGCGAAGTCGGGAGCATGTTTGTCGGTTTTGAAAAAGCGGAATTGGATGCGGCATTAAAGAGTTTGAATACCTTTAGCGGCTTATCATTGTATATGATCTCTGGTACCACCAACCGTTTATACACATTCCATGATCAAGGAATGACAAAGGATAAACTAGCAACCCAAGAACAATTGATTACAACCAGCCTTCAAGAAAATTCCACTTTGCCACTGATAAACCTTGAAAAAAATAATTTCATCCAGTACCAACAATTACCCGATGATTACCGGATATTGGCTACTTTAGATCGTTCGATGGTTAGACGAGCGGTTATCCAAGATTTAACACCATTGATTTTCGGTGTATTTCTATTAGATGTCAGTCTGCTATTCTTTTTATACCAAACCTTCAAGCGCTATTCGCAACAAGTAGATCTCGTGATGGATGCAATGAATGAAACGGCCAAAGGTAATTTGGAGACGCGGATCGATACCACCCAAACGGAATATGAATTAAAAGACCTTTCTATAGGGATCAATGAGATGTTGGATAGCATCAACCAATATGTTGAAGATATCTATAAATTGGAAATCAAACAGCAAGATGCCCACATGCGTGCATTACAAGCACAAATCAATCCTCATTTTCTCTATAACACGTTAGAGTATATTCGGATGTATGCGTTAAGTGAAGGCAGCGAAGAATTGGCAGATGTGGTGTATGCTTTTTCGGCCTTGTTGCGAAACAATACTAATCAAGAAAAGACGATCAGTTTAAAGGAAGAACTGGACTTTTGCGAAAAATATGTCTATTTATATCAGATGCGTTACCCCAACCGGATCGCCTATCATTTTTCCATTGATCCATCATTAGCAAGTATCGAAGTACCGAAGTTTGTGATTCAACCATTGATCGAAAATTATTTTAAACATGGGGTCGATTTTACACGTTTTGATAATGCCTTAAGCGTGAAAGTGTTTCGTGAAGGGCAACGAGTCCAGATTATTGTGAAGGATAACGGCAAAGGGATCACACCGGAACGCTTGGCAGAGATCGAATCAAGATTGGCGCATCCTAAAGTCGAATTGTACCAATCGATTGGATTGCAAAATGTGAATGAACGTTTGCGTGCTAGTTTTGGACATAGTTATCAGATGAAGCTAAGTACCAATCAAGAAGGAGGATTGTCTGTCACTATTACATTTAAAGAAAAGGGGTAG
- a CDS encoding response regulator transcription factor, protein MYRVLLVDDEYMILAGLQKIVDWASLGFQVVATAENAMQGLSVLENQSIDLVITDVTMPEMNGLEFIEAAQKEHHAFEFMILSGYQEFDYLKSGMQLGAINYLMKPVNKTELIASLTKVKQQLDHQIEQKNQQEIYQEVLFSQWLNEELDKVSEEEILDKIGGKQRRVLLAQVSRSVGKSVNQWLKNHQELFYYQRNFGDMERFTLLLEEASVSAFCRFIQEKSMEENWLISIGDETADPDKIPESYQYAKDNLQLHQFYGEKDQHIFFAEQEAAKEQAIDFSSFNRVLKSGQLASAQQMITQFFDQFQTAVMTPDDIRHFSFLLFMDIHRELIRLEDDEYLKGIQQINQAKTVQELHQLLLSLIKEQQKQVRYSENVERVMTILHEHYREPLTLKEVSESLHLNVMYLGQLFKKETKKSFSTYLNHLRMEQAKWLLLHSNQNINEISSEIGYNKTTYFSKLFKKIVGKSPKEYREKNGMIV, encoded by the coding sequence ATGTACCGAGTGTTATTAGTCGACGATGAATATATGATCTTGGCAGGGTTGCAAAAAATTGTTGATTGGGCAAGTTTGGGATTTCAGGTAGTCGCAACGGCAGAAAACGCGATGCAAGGATTGTCTGTTTTAGAAAATCAATCCATTGATTTAGTTATAACAGATGTCACGATGCCCGAAATGAATGGTTTAGAATTTATCGAGGCGGCTCAAAAGGAACATCATGCGTTTGAATTTATGATTCTTTCTGGTTATCAGGAATTTGATTATTTAAAAAGTGGGATGCAATTAGGGGCCATCAATTACTTGATGAAGCCAGTTAATAAAACCGAACTGATTGCTAGTTTAACCAAAGTGAAGCAGCAATTAGATCATCAAATTGAACAGAAAAACCAGCAAGAAATCTATCAAGAAGTCCTTTTTAGTCAGTGGCTCAATGAAGAATTAGATAAAGTGAGTGAAGAAGAGATTTTAGACAAAATCGGAGGGAAACAACGAAGAGTTTTACTCGCTCAAGTGTCTAGATCCGTCGGGAAATCAGTGAATCAGTGGCTGAAAAACCACCAAGAACTTTTTTATTATCAACGAAACTTTGGAGACATGGAACGCTTTACTTTGTTGCTGGAAGAAGCGTCAGTTTCTGCATTTTGCCGCTTCATTCAAGAGAAGAGTATGGAAGAAAACTGGTTGATCAGTATTGGAGATGAAACAGCAGATCCCGATAAGATCCCTGAGAGTTATCAATATGCCAAAGATAATTTACAACTGCATCAATTTTACGGTGAAAAAGATCAACATATCTTTTTTGCCGAACAAGAAGCAGCGAAAGAACAGGCAATTGATTTTTCTTCGTTTAATCGTGTGTTAAAAAGCGGGCAATTGGCTAGTGCCCAACAAATGATCACTCAATTTTTTGACCAATTCCAAACTGCTGTGATGACACCGGATGATATCCGTCATTTTAGTTTTTTGTTGTTTATGGATATCCACCGGGAATTGATTCGGCTAGAAGACGATGAATATTTAAAAGGGATTCAACAGATCAATCAAGCAAAAACAGTCCAAGAACTGCATCAACTCTTACTATCTTTGATCAAGGAACAGCAAAAACAAGTCCGATATAGCGAGAATGTCGAACGAGTGATGACGATCTTACACGAACACTACCGAGAACCTTTAACCTTGAAAGAAGTTTCAGAAAGCCTGCATTTGAATGTGATGTATTTGGGGCAATTATTCAAAAAAGAAACGAAAAAAAGTTTTTCAACTTATTTAAATCATCTCAGAATGGAACAAGCGAAATGGTTGCTGCTGCATAGCAATCAAAATATCAATGAAATTTCTAGTGAGATCGGCTACAACAAAACAACCTATTTTTCAAAGTTGTTCAAAAAAATCGTCGGCAAGTCACCAAAAGAATATCGTGAAAAGAATGGAATGATCGTATAA